A stretch of Imperialibacter roseus DNA encodes these proteins:
- the hpt gene encoding hypoxanthine phosphoribosyltransferase, with protein MTVNNKEFERYIGRNQISDRLNELAGQIDMDYAGKSLVMLAVLNGAFIFAGDLIRLLEVDAEVSFVKLKSYRGTASTGEVQTLIGLMHELKDREVLIVEDIIDTGRTMSKLLEMVWEQSPASVKVCTLLVKPDVFKNKYQLDYVGFSIPDKFVVGYGLDYDELGRQLPDIYKIKD; from the coding sequence ATGACGGTTAACAACAAAGAATTTGAGCGATACATAGGGCGAAATCAGATCAGCGACAGACTCAATGAGCTCGCTGGGCAAATTGATATGGATTATGCTGGTAAAAGCCTGGTGATGCTTGCTGTGTTGAACGGGGCCTTCATTTTTGCCGGTGATCTTATTCGTTTGCTCGAGGTTGATGCCGAGGTTTCCTTTGTAAAGCTGAAGTCTTACAGAGGGACGGCCTCAACCGGTGAAGTGCAAACCCTGATTGGACTCATGCATGAATTGAAAGACAGAGAAGTGTTGATTGTAGAGGATATTATAGACACTGGGCGCACGATGAGCAAACTTTTGGAAATGGTTTGGGAGCAGTCGCCAGCATCAGTTAAAGTCTGCACGCTACTGGTAAAACCTGATGTTTTCAAGAACAAATATCAGCTTGATTACGTTGGTTTCAGCATTCCTGATAAGTTTGTTGTGGGCTACGGACTTGACTATGACGAGCTTGGCAGGCAACTGCCAGACATCTATAAAATTAAAGACTGA
- a CDS encoding zinc-binding metallopeptidase family protein has translation MKLLKDLCAVHAPSGDEAPMKEFLLSYISKQQKTWKVKPELIHGPEFQDCLILAFGNPRTAIFAHMDSIGFTVRYDNQLVPIGGPDADTGTLLVGEDSLGPIECKLVLNEEGRAFYEFGRAIDRGTGLTYKCNFRQHDDMVTTCYLDNRLGVYNALKVAETLEHGVIVFSAWEEHGGGSVQYLTKYLYERWQIKQALVSDITWVTDGVHHGKGVVVSMRDKNIPRKSYVDRIIAISQSSGVPFQLEVEGSGSSDGRDVQISPYPIDWCFVGAPESNVHSPNETVHKDDITAMVSLYEVLMAEL, from the coding sequence ATGAAGCTATTGAAAGACCTCTGTGCAGTGCATGCGCCCTCAGGCGATGAAGCTCCTATGAAGGAGTTTTTGCTTTCCTATATAAGTAAGCAGCAAAAAACATGGAAGGTGAAGCCGGAGCTTATACATGGGCCAGAGTTTCAGGATTGCCTCATCCTGGCCTTTGGCAATCCCAGGACGGCGATTTTTGCGCACATGGACTCCATTGGGTTTACTGTCAGATACGACAATCAACTGGTGCCTATTGGCGGGCCAGATGCCGATACGGGTACGTTGCTGGTAGGGGAAGACAGCCTGGGGCCAATCGAATGCAAGCTTGTATTAAATGAAGAAGGCCGTGCCTTTTATGAATTTGGCAGAGCCATTGATAGAGGCACCGGGCTTACCTACAAGTGCAACTTTCGACAACATGACGACATGGTAACCACTTGTTATCTTGATAACCGTTTGGGCGTTTATAATGCCTTGAAAGTAGCGGAAACACTAGAGCACGGAGTGATCGTCTTCAGCGCCTGGGAAGAGCATGGAGGTGGTTCGGTGCAATACCTAACAAAGTACTTGTACGAGCGCTGGCAGATAAAACAGGCACTGGTTTCCGACATTACCTGGGTGACTGACGGAGTGCATCATGGCAAAGGTGTGGTGGTATCGATGAGAGATAAAAATATTCCACGAAAATCGTATGTGGATAGGATCATAGCTATCTCTCAGTCGTCAGGTGTACCTTTTCAGCTGGAAGTAGAGGGGAGCGGGTCTTCTGATGGTCGGGATGTGCAAATTTCTCCCTACCCGATCGACTGGTGTTTTGTGGGGGCCCCTGAAAGCAACGTGCACTCGCCAAACGAAACCGTGCACAAAGATGACATTACGGCTATGGTGAGTCTGTACGAGGTGCTGATGGCTGAATTGTAG
- the dnaJ gene encoding molecular chaperone DnaJ gives MAKRDFYEILGVEKGAPQEEIKKAYRKIAIKFHPDKNPNDPTAEEKFKEAAEAYEVLSNAEKRQRYDRYGHQGVGGAPGGGFSGGGMSMDDIFDQFGDIFGGGGGSPFESFFGGGRSGRGGGRKGSNLRIKLKLTLAEIANGVEKKIKVTRLVTAPGVTYATCSTCGGAGQVRKVVNTMLGQMVSSSTCSACGGSGQRVDKRPPGVDSSGLQPQEEVISIKIPAGVSDGIQLSMSGKGNVAPGGGTPGDLLIVVEEIEDELLKRDGNNVIFDLYLNFADAALGTSLEVPTIDGNVKIKIEPGTQSGKLLRLRSKGIPDLNGYGRGDQLIHVNVWTPKTLDKEEREILERFRESDNFSPNPGKSEKGFFDKMKEFF, from the coding sequence ATGGCGAAAAGAGACTTTTACGAAATCCTAGGAGTAGAAAAGGGTGCACCACAGGAAGAAATAAAGAAGGCTTACAGAAAAATAGCCATCAAATTTCACCCTGACAAAAACCCTAATGACCCTACGGCTGAGGAAAAATTCAAAGAAGCAGCCGAAGCTTATGAAGTGCTAAGCAATGCTGAGAAACGCCAGCGGTATGATCGTTACGGCCATCAGGGTGTTGGCGGCGCTCCGGGCGGCGGCTTCAGTGGCGGTGGCATGTCAATGGACGACATCTTTGACCAGTTCGGCGATATTTTCGGCGGTGGTGGCGGCAGCCCTTTCGAAAGTTTTTTTGGTGGTGGGCGCTCCGGTCGTGGAGGTGGTCGTAAAGGATCTAACCTTCGTATTAAGCTGAAGCTTACCCTTGCAGAAATAGCAAATGGAGTTGAAAAGAAAATAAAAGTGACCAGGCTGGTGACAGCTCCCGGAGTGACTTACGCTACCTGTTCTACCTGTGGTGGAGCTGGTCAGGTGAGAAAAGTTGTCAACACCATGCTTGGCCAAATGGTATCGAGCAGCACCTGTAGTGCTTGCGGTGGCTCTGGCCAAAGAGTCGACAAACGCCCACCCGGCGTAGATAGCTCCGGCTTGCAACCTCAGGAAGAAGTGATCAGCATCAAAATCCCGGCTGGTGTTTCTGATGGCATTCAATTGTCGATGTCAGGCAAAGGTAACGTTGCTCCCGGCGGCGGAACACCTGGCGACCTGCTGATTGTGGTGGAAGAGATTGAAGATGAGTTGCTGAAAAGAGATGGCAACAACGTCATTTTTGATTTGTACCTCAACTTTGCTGATGCAGCCCTTGGTACTTCTCTGGAAGTGCCAACCATAGACGGGAACGTAAAGATAAAAATTGAGCCAGGCACCCAGAGTGGCAAGTTACTAAGACTGAGAAGCAAAGGTATTCCTGACCTGAACGGCTATGGCCGGGGCGATCAGCTGATCCACGTCAATGTTTGGACACCCAAAACACTTGACAAAGAAGAGAGGGAAATACTCGAAAGATTCAGAGAATCCGACAATTTCAGCCCTAATCCTGGCAAATCTGAAAAAGGGTTCTTCGATAAAATGAAAGAATTCTTTTAA
- a CDS encoding nucleotide exchange factor GrpE, translating into MAKKNVEENKETIENSVEEQVLDGENANASEESTDNGSDVAEDEVTVLKRELEESKDKYLRLYSEFDNYRRRTAKERVELIKTAGEDVLAVLIPVVDDFERAKKSIDGQEIEASVKEGVDLIYNKLIKVLDQKGLKAMEVETGHEFNPELHEAVTQFPAPDDSLKGRVIDVVEKGYVLGDKVIRFAKVVTGA; encoded by the coding sequence ATGGCAAAAAAAAACGTGGAAGAGAACAAAGAAACTATTGAGAATAGTGTAGAAGAGCAGGTTTTGGATGGCGAAAATGCCAATGCCTCTGAGGAGAGTACTGACAATGGGTCAGACGTCGCCGAAGACGAAGTGACTGTGCTTAAGAGAGAATTGGAAGAGTCGAAAGATAAATACCTGAGACTTTATTCTGAGTTTGATAACTATAGAAGAAGGACTGCCAAAGAAAGAGTGGAGCTTATCAAAACCGCTGGTGAGGACGTACTGGCCGTTCTTATTCCGGTAGTTGACGATTTTGAAAGAGCAAAAAAATCGATAGATGGGCAAGAAATCGAGGCTTCAGTAAAAGAAGGTGTCGATCTTATTTATAACAAATTAATTAAAGTGCTTGACCAAAAAGGACTGAAGGCCATGGAAGTTGAAACCGGCCATGAGTTCAACCCCGAATTGCACGAAGCAGTGACTCAGTTTCCTGCACCTGACGATTCGCTGAAGGGAAGGGTGATAGATGTTGTTGAGAAGGGATATGTTTTAGGTGACAAGGTCATCAGGTTTGCAAAAGTGGTAACAGGGGCATAA
- a CDS encoding tetratricopeptide repeat-containing sensor histidine kinase produces the protein MMIPRCLVLIFLLFASYFSSGQSSLDSLLNDWKLRKTTDPDTTTVNLLIDIATAYQYDNTDSALYYCSLAEDYSRDLDFTRGLASSLTKKGVCYYIRGVYDLSLDAHSSALVLHRQIGNGKGMALSLNGISLVYLGKDDMIRTIEYQRQSIWYSKNSTDSSLLANNYFNLGVAFDELRQFDSAYHYLNASVRVCNVYKNERVKLMVNNRLALTYFHEGRYRDAIEQYKKVLNAGYYQSNWESTFAHAGMAEAYIKLGEPVMAISHGRTALDYAERVGAMWDKQRAYEVLAEAYAQSGDFENAFETHKKYKQLSDSILSEAKEKEINLLMVKYHEAENQKLAQANKIQEKELRVTFLASIIFAVVLVFTMAVAFLLSRNSKTKTRLNIKLTQQNDDIARQKEQIERQNERLEALNSTNSLILSIISHDMRSPIASMQSTIELMKGKFGTAFKDYAVFDELGKRVDNVATMLNNLLTWAGAQFSGIQTTIEEVNATAVVRDLVAVYGFQAGEKDISLVHQPQADIFLRADVSQLKIIVQNLLSNAIKFTRRGGEVRIHYSENSSMTSIHIVDNGVGMTEKKLNLIQNKVSKRLTEPGTSNEPGTGLGILLVKQFIASNEGSMEIKSEVGKGTEFIISFKKV, from the coding sequence ATGATGATTCCGAGGTGTTTGGTGCTGATTTTCCTGCTTTTTGCTTCCTATTTTTCTTCCGGGCAATCAAGCCTTGACTCACTTCTCAATGATTGGAAACTAAGGAAAACGACGGACCCGGACACAACCACCGTTAATCTTCTAATTGATATCGCCACAGCGTATCAGTACGACAACACTGACAGTGCGCTTTACTATTGCAGTTTGGCAGAGGACTATTCCAGAGATTTGGATTTTACACGTGGACTCGCCAGTAGCCTGACCAAGAAGGGCGTTTGCTACTACATCAGAGGTGTTTACGATCTGTCGCTCGATGCTCACTCAAGTGCTCTGGTGTTACATCGGCAGATTGGCAATGGAAAGGGGATGGCACTAAGCCTGAACGGGATCAGTTTGGTGTATCTCGGCAAGGACGACATGATCAGAACGATTGAGTATCAGAGGCAGTCAATTTGGTACAGTAAAAACAGCACTGACTCCTCCCTCCTGGCGAATAATTATTTTAACCTTGGCGTCGCTTTCGACGAGTTGCGACAGTTTGACAGCGCCTACCACTATCTCAATGCTTCTGTCAGGGTTTGCAATGTTTACAAAAATGAAAGGGTCAAGCTCATGGTAAACAATCGCCTGGCGCTTACTTATTTTCACGAGGGCAGGTACAGGGATGCCATCGAGCAATACAAAAAGGTGCTTAATGCGGGTTACTACCAAAGTAATTGGGAGAGCACATTTGCACATGCCGGTATGGCCGAGGCTTATATTAAGCTTGGCGAGCCCGTTATGGCTATCAGCCACGGACGTACCGCTTTGGACTATGCAGAGAGAGTGGGGGCAATGTGGGACAAGCAAAGAGCCTACGAGGTGCTGGCAGAGGCTTATGCTCAAAGCGGTGATTTTGAAAACGCCTTCGAAACACATAAGAAATACAAGCAGTTAAGTGACTCAATTCTTAGCGAAGCGAAAGAAAAAGAAATAAACTTGCTGATGGTTAAATACCATGAAGCGGAGAATCAAAAACTTGCTCAGGCGAACAAGATTCAGGAAAAAGAGCTTCGGGTTACCTTTTTGGCTAGTATTATTTTTGCAGTGGTGCTGGTATTCACAATGGCCGTTGCTTTTCTCTTATCGAGAAATAGCAAGACAAAGACGAGACTCAACATAAAACTCACGCAGCAAAATGATGACATTGCCAGGCAAAAGGAGCAGATAGAAAGGCAAAACGAAAGGCTTGAGGCATTGAATAGCACTAATTCACTGATACTTTCCATTATAAGCCATGACATGCGAAGTCCGATAGCTTCGATGCAGTCAACGATAGAATTGATGAAGGGAAAGTTTGGAACAGCGTTCAAAGACTACGCAGTATTTGACGAACTCGGTAAACGAGTTGATAATGTAGCTACCATGCTCAACAACCTGCTCACTTGGGCAGGAGCGCAGTTTTCTGGCATTCAAACAACTATTGAGGAAGTCAATGCCACTGCTGTTGTGCGGGATTTGGTGGCTGTTTATGGTTTTCAGGCCGGGGAAAAAGATATAAGCCTGGTTCACCAGCCGCAAGCCGATATTTTTTTGCGGGCGGATGTTTCCCAACTTAAAATCATTGTGCAAAACTTATTGAGCAACGCTATCAAATTCACGAGAAGAGGTGGTGAAGTGAGGATTCATTATTCGGAAAACAGCTCAATGACTTCGATACACATAGTGGACAATGGTGTTGGGATGACCGAAAAAAAACTAAATCTTATTCAAAATAAAGTAAGCAAAAGACTGACCGAGCCCGGAACCAGCAATGAGCCGGGTACTGGCCTTGGTATTTTACTGGTCAAGCAATTCATTGCGAGCAACGAGGGCTCTATGGAAATCAAAAGTGAAGTAGGCAAAGGAACGGAGTTCATCATAAGCTTCAAGAAGGTATAG
- the upp gene encoding uracil phosphoribosyltransferase gives MKLKHLKSIAMKIHILNQQTSIANQFLCELRDTSVQTDRLRFRTNLERLGELMAYEFSKTLLAKKCEVATPLGTSQAEVPVNDLVMVTVLRAGIPFYQGFLNIFDKAESGFIGAYREEGSAKDLMITLNYSALPNLDNKQLVLIDPMLATGKSLVKAFKQCLKYGHPKAVHIMSVISAPEGISYLEESIDHPGSIWTWAKDSHLNEMAYIVPGLGDAGDLSFGTKE, from the coding sequence ATGAAATTGAAACATCTCAAAAGCATCGCCATGAAGATTCATATTTTAAATCAGCAAACCTCAATCGCCAACCAGTTTTTATGTGAATTGCGGGACACGTCGGTACAGACGGACAGGCTTCGTTTCCGTACCAATTTGGAGCGGCTGGGCGAGCTGATGGCCTACGAGTTTTCGAAAACGCTGCTGGCGAAAAAATGTGAGGTAGCTACTCCTCTGGGGACTTCACAAGCAGAAGTACCAGTTAACGATCTGGTAATGGTGACGGTGCTAAGGGCAGGCATTCCCTTCTATCAGGGGTTTCTGAACATTTTTGACAAGGCAGAATCCGGCTTTATTGGCGCCTACAGGGAAGAGGGTTCTGCAAAGGATTTAATGATAACACTTAATTATTCTGCTTTACCCAACCTTGACAACAAACAACTCGTATTAATTGATCCGATGCTGGCTACCGGAAAATCGCTAGTGAAGGCTTTCAAGCAGTGCCTGAAATATGGCCACCCGAAAGCCGTTCATATCATGTCGGTGATAAGCGCTCCTGAAGGTATCAGCTATCTGGAAGAATCAATCGATCACCCGGGAAGTATATGGACCTGGGCAAAAGATAGCCATTTAAATGAAATGGCCTATATCGTGCCCGGCCTTGGCGATGCCGGCGACTTATCTTTCGGTACCAAAGAATGA
- a CDS encoding PAS domain-containing sensor histidine kinase — translation MEKIKVLLRGTYLPLKSLLAFVFIALALVSVNDFLVSEYILTHTQASLLLLTGAMIAIYVYVHITKASYTKHQRDSYAWNIMNNSPEMVWAVNVEYKLLFFNEAFRSSIKLFSGHDCRLGDDVLAIDMAEDNSKWRELYNKALRGISFTFRDSISEAIGNASYENSFQPLRSPKSGKIEGVTCVSRDITWKVVQEKKLRESNEKLQMVVDGAKLGIWDLDVKTWKAQYNDLLKGMLGYPPKESDRSQVAWQNLFHPDDRDEALDLMKKHFKGEIDMIDLEYRMQHKDGRWIWIHNRGKVMERDSDGRAVRALGTHTDITQRKLAESELQKLSLVASKTHNGVVITDANARVAWVNEAYEKMTGFTLAEIVGKYPADVVSGPDTDSEAVRRIKEKLAGNQIIREEVVYYKKNGEKIWVSLEITPIFDAKGKLERFISIETDNTERRKQDNQRMILEAAVKNIAEAVLIINKPCGKNDTMYRVVYSNDAFSKMTGFSPEEVEQRNPISLLRGPKSDSGKLTKVFDAITSESYIQEDLVSYKKNGESFWINLAVSPVGDLSNNNQHYFVAIIKNISERKEAQSEALGLTNELVARNKELQEFTQIVSHNLRAPVVNILGLTQIFDRSQAFNQYNLKILKHLTESAQQLDTILIDLNDILQVRESSTQAKQKFILKDLVQQVLSSFILQIEESGAKISLQVDDSIQLEAIRGYVHSVVHNLTTNALKYRNPRRPLELDVTAYTTKNDLVLWVKDNGLGMDTKLIEGKLFKLYKRFHSHVEGKGMGLFLVKTQVERMGGTIKVFSTLGKGTAFRVTIPKENCLVEREEMQYALEVK, via the coding sequence ATGGAAAAAATAAAAGTTTTGCTGAGGGGAACTTACCTCCCCTTGAAGTCGCTTCTGGCGTTTGTTTTTATTGCCTTGGCGTTGGTATCGGTCAACGATTTTCTCGTTTCTGAATATATACTAACGCATACACAAGCCTCACTTCTGCTATTGACAGGCGCAATGATCGCTATTTACGTGTACGTGCACATCACTAAAGCGTCATATACTAAACACCAGCGTGATAGCTATGCTTGGAATATAATGAACAACAGCCCTGAGATGGTTTGGGCTGTTAATGTGGAATACAAATTACTTTTTTTCAATGAGGCATTCCGATCTTCCATAAAGCTATTTTCCGGGCACGATTGCCGCCTCGGAGATGATGTGCTAGCCATAGATATGGCTGAGGACAACAGTAAATGGAGGGAGCTGTATAATAAAGCATTAAGAGGGATTTCTTTTACATTCCGGGATAGCATATCGGAGGCTATCGGCAATGCAAGCTATGAAAATTCATTTCAACCTTTAAGGAGCCCAAAGAGCGGCAAAATTGAAGGAGTAACATGTGTAAGCCGGGACATAACCTGGAAAGTTGTTCAGGAAAAGAAGCTCCGGGAAAGCAACGAAAAATTACAGATGGTGGTGGATGGAGCCAAACTGGGCATTTGGGATCTTGATGTAAAAACCTGGAAGGCTCAATACAACGACCTGTTAAAAGGAATGTTAGGTTACCCTCCAAAAGAATCCGATAGGTCTCAGGTCGCCTGGCAGAATTTGTTTCATCCGGATGATCGGGATGAAGCGCTGGATTTGATGAAAAAACACTTCAAAGGCGAAATTGATATGATTGATCTGGAATACCGGATGCAACATAAAGATGGCCGTTGGATATGGATACATAATAGGGGCAAGGTGATGGAAAGGGATAGTGATGGCAGAGCCGTTAGAGCCTTGGGCACACACACTGATATTACACAGCGAAAACTGGCCGAATCTGAGCTTCAAAAGCTCTCTTTGGTGGCAAGTAAAACACATAACGGAGTAGTTATAACAGATGCCAATGCGAGGGTGGCATGGGTGAACGAAGCATATGAAAAGATGACGGGATTTACCCTTGCCGAAATAGTCGGTAAATACCCTGCGGATGTTGTTAGTGGGCCCGATACCGATAGTGAGGCTGTCAGGAGGATTAAGGAGAAGCTTGCTGGAAACCAAATCATTAGGGAAGAGGTTGTCTACTACAAAAAGAATGGTGAGAAAATATGGGTGTCGCTTGAGATTACTCCGATTTTTGATGCAAAAGGAAAACTTGAGCGATTCATCTCAATCGAGACAGATAATACCGAACGGAGGAAACAAGACAATCAGCGTATGATTCTGGAGGCAGCTGTTAAAAACATTGCGGAAGCAGTTTTGATTATAAACAAGCCATGCGGAAAAAATGACACAATGTACAGGGTTGTCTACTCCAATGACGCATTCTCTAAAATGACTGGATTTAGTCCGGAAGAGGTGGAGCAGAGGAATCCCATTAGTTTGCTAAGGGGCCCAAAATCTGATAGCGGGAAATTGACAAAAGTGTTTGATGCTATTACCAGCGAAAGCTATATCCAGGAGGATTTGGTTTCCTACAAAAAGAATGGAGAATCGTTTTGGATCAATTTGGCGGTGTCGCCTGTCGGGGATTTGAGCAACAACAACCAGCATTATTTCGTCGCCATAATAAAAAATATAAGCGAAAGAAAAGAAGCGCAAAGCGAGGCCTTGGGCCTAACCAATGAGCTTGTTGCCCGGAACAAGGAGCTGCAGGAATTTACACAAATTGTTTCTCACAACCTGAGAGCTCCGGTAGTCAATATTCTTGGGCTGACTCAAATATTTGATAGGTCGCAGGCTTTCAATCAATACAACCTGAAGATACTGAAGCATCTTACCGAGTCTGCACAACAACTGGACACAATCCTTATCGATCTGAATGACATTCTTCAGGTAAGAGAATCGTCTACTCAAGCGAAGCAGAAGTTTATCTTAAAAGACCTGGTTCAGCAAGTGCTTTCATCGTTCATACTTCAAATCGAGGAGTCTGGGGCTAAGATCAGTTTGCAAGTCGATGATTCTATTCAGCTTGAAGCAATCAGGGGGTACGTTCACTCTGTGGTTCATAATCTTACCACCAATGCGCTTAAATACAGGAACCCAAGGCGACCATTGGAGCTTGACGTTACTGCCTATACGACCAAAAATGATTTGGTTCTTTGGGTGAAGGACAATGGCTTGGGTATGGATACGAAGCTGATTGAGGGTAAGCTATTTAAGCTTTATAAGCGCTTTCATAGCCACGTTGAAGGAAAAGGAATGGGATTATTCCTGGTAAAAACTCAGGTGGAGAGAATGGGTGGCACGATCAAGGTGTTTAGCACACTTGGCAAGGGCACTGCCTTCAGGGTGACTATTCCAAAGGAGAACTGCCTGGTGGAACGGGAGGAAATGCAATATGCCCTGGAGGTAAAGTAA
- the obgE gene encoding GTPase ObgE: protein MADNNFIDYVKISCKSGNGGAGSVHFHQEKFIDKGGPDGGDGGRGGHIILKGNSQLWTLLHLKYRKHIIAENGVAGAGDKCTGAQGKDIILDVPLGTVARDAETGKKLLEIVEDGQKVILKKGGLGGLGNDHFKSPTNQVPTYAQPGTPGEEGWVILELKLLADVGLVGFPNAGKSTLLSVISAARPEIADYPFTTLTPNLGVVPYRDFKSFVVADIPGIIEGAAEGKGLGVRFLRHIERNSILLFMLPADASDIKKEYYILLNELKKFNPELLDKQRLLAITKSDMLDEELMTEMKAELPDDVEAIFISSVTQQGIQELKDKIWQTINS from the coding sequence ATGGCTGACAATAACTTCATTGACTACGTAAAAATTAGCTGTAAGTCGGGCAACGGCGGGGCTGGTTCAGTTCACTTTCATCAGGAAAAATTTATTGATAAAGGAGGGCCCGACGGCGGTGATGGTGGCCGGGGTGGTCACATTATTCTAAAGGGAAACTCTCAACTGTGGACTTTGCTGCACCTCAAATACCGAAAGCACATCATTGCGGAAAATGGTGTGGCAGGTGCAGGCGATAAATGTACGGGAGCTCAGGGCAAGGACATTATTCTCGATGTGCCCCTTGGGACGGTAGCAAGGGACGCCGAGACTGGCAAAAAGTTACTGGAGATTGTTGAAGACGGGCAGAAAGTCATTTTAAAAAAGGGCGGACTCGGAGGGCTGGGTAACGACCACTTTAAATCACCTACCAATCAAGTGCCTACCTACGCCCAGCCAGGTACACCTGGTGAGGAGGGTTGGGTGATCCTGGAGCTGAAGCTTTTGGCCGATGTGGGTCTTGTTGGCTTTCCAAATGCCGGGAAGTCGACGCTTCTGTCCGTTATTTCTGCGGCAAGACCCGAAATAGCCGACTATCCCTTTACCACCCTCACACCCAATTTGGGGGTTGTGCCCTACCGTGACTTTAAGTCGTTCGTTGTGGCCGACATACCAGGTATCATCGAAGGCGCTGCTGAGGGGAAAGGTCTCGGCGTACGCTTCCTGCGTCATATCGAGCGAAATTCAATTCTCTTGTTTATGCTGCCAGCCGATGCATCTGATATCAAAAAAGAATACTACATCCTTCTAAACGAGCTCAAAAAATTCAACCCGGAACTACTGGATAAGCAACGGCTGCTGGCGATCACAAAGTCGGATATGCTCGATGAAGAGCTCATGACGGAGATGAAAGCAGAGCTGCCCGACGATGTAGAAGCTATATTTATTTCAAGCGTAACCCAACAAGGCATACAGGAATTGAAGGATAAGATTTGGCAAACCATTAACAGCTAG
- a CDS encoding adenylate kinase, with amino-acid sequence MLNIVLFGPPGAGKGTQSEKLISKYHLTHISTGDLFRKHLTEGTELGKLAQKYMDDGKLVPDEVVIGMVDDKLKSTNGSSGVIFDGFPRTVNQAEALDKLLNGMGEPIKGMIALNVPEAELRIRIKERGKTSGRVDDQDEAKITTRIKVYQDETMPVANYYKSQSKYHQIEGVGEIEEIFHDICSVIDSF; translated from the coding sequence ATGCTGAATATTGTTTTGTTTGGCCCTCCGGGTGCCGGTAAAGGAACCCAGAGTGAGAAGCTAATTAGCAAATATCACCTGACTCATATATCGACTGGCGACTTATTTCGTAAACACCTGACTGAAGGCACCGAGCTCGGAAAGCTAGCTCAAAAGTACATGGATGATGGCAAGCTGGTTCCGGACGAGGTGGTGATTGGCATGGTGGACGATAAGCTGAAATCTACCAATGGATCGTCGGGGGTTATCTTTGATGGCTTTCCCCGCACTGTTAATCAGGCTGAGGCTTTGGACAAGCTGCTCAATGGCATGGGCGAACCTATCAAAGGGATGATAGCGCTCAATGTTCCGGAAGCCGAGCTAAGGATCAGGATAAAAGAAAGAGGTAAGACTTCTGGGCGAGTGGATGACCAGGACGAGGCAAAAATTACCACCCGGATAAAAGTTTATCAGGATGAGACGATGCCGGTAGCTAATTACTACAAGTCGCAAAGTAAATACCATCAAATAGAGGGAGTTGGTGAAATAGAAGAGATATTTCACGACATTTGCAGCGTAATAGACTCTTTCTAA